TTGGCTTGCGGAAGATTATCATCAGGATTACTATGAGAAAACGGGGAAAGCGCCTTATTGTCATTACAGAAGGAATGTGTTCTAAGAAAGGTATAAGTTTAGTTTTTGAGATAAGTTCTCGGCAAATTCTATGAGGTCAACGTCGAATTTCAAATAAGCATACCTGTCGAGCGGAGTATCGCCTTTTGTTATTATTACCAGCTTTGCTCCATTCCTGAGTGCGTACAATGGCAATTGAGCTGCGGGATACACAACGAGTGATGTTCCTATGGCTAAAAAGACATCACTCTTGATTGCCCAATTTTGCGCTTTAGTGAACTCATTAAGAGGAAGCATCTCGCCAAAGAATACTATGTCTGGTTTTGTTAAACCACCACAAGAACACCTAAAATTGTTCGATAGCAAAAACTCTCTTTGAGCAAAGTCCAGAATTTCATACCTTCTACTGCACCTGAGACAATTCCAAATTCTGACACTCCCATGAATTTCAGCGACGTTTCTGTTTCCAGCCTTCGTGTGCAGACCATCAATATTCTGAGTTATGACACCTTTTAATTTACCTAACTTTTCGAGCTCTGCTAACAGCAGGTGCATCAAGTTTGGTTTAACTTCCAACATACTAAGCAAACCTTCCCTGGCAAATGCATAAAACCTATCAGGATTCCTGTTGAATTCATCTATATCAAATATGTCCTGACCGTATTTGGTATACAAACCATTGGGGCTTCGAAAATCAGGAACCCCACTTGGGACGCTGACGCCTGCCCCTGTCAAAACAACGATATTTGACGACTTATTAATCAGCTCGACAATGTGATTTATGAGTTTTTCTTCCATCATGTAGCCACCTGTTTCTTTTCTAAACTTTTCGTGCTATTGAAAGCAGATACTCTACAGTATCTGTAAAAC
This genomic window from Fervidobacterium gondwanense DSM 13020 contains:
- a CDS encoding SIR2 family NAD-dependent protein deacylase produces the protein MEEKLINHIVELINKSSNIVVLTGAGVSVPSGVPDFRSPNGLYTKYGQDIFDIDEFNRNPDRFYAFAREGLLSMLEVKPNLMHLLLAELEKLGKLKGVITQNIDGLHTKAGNRNVAEIHGSVRIWNCLRCSRRYEILDFAQREFLLSNNFRCSCGGLTKPDIVFFGEMLPLNEFTKAQNWAIKSDVFLAIGTSLVVYPAAQLPLYALRNGAKLVIITKGDTPLDRYAYLKFDVDLIEFAENLSQKLNLYLS